In one window of Methanolobus mangrovi DNA:
- the ablB gene encoding putative beta-lysine N-acetyltransferase, with translation MEKIAGSLIQHGPFNDRVYLMKLATDDFEYLPSVIEGIAQENNYSKIFSKIPVSAKEYFLNRDHIEEALIPGFFNGDEDASFMAKYLSQARMQEPDSQENTSVLKAAISKFNVHKDVELSDDERFIVCREADTPEMADLYEQVFTTYPFPISDATYLLKTMSENFVYFGIRKNGKLVAVSSCEMDVSNSNVEMTDFATLPESQGKGYSYYLLGEMESNMRDTGIKTAYTIARAKSYGMNTVFSRHSYIYAGTLVNNTNISGGIESMNVWYKKL, from the coding sequence GTGGAAAAGATTGCAGGTTCCCTGATACAACATGGTCCATTCAATGACCGTGTGTATCTCATGAAGCTTGCGACAGATGACTTTGAGTATTTGCCATCCGTTATTGAAGGAATTGCGCAGGAAAACAATTATTCGAAGATATTTTCCAAGATACCTGTATCTGCAAAGGAATACTTTCTGAACAGGGATCACATTGAAGAAGCCCTTATACCTGGCTTCTTCAACGGGGATGAAGATGCCAGTTTCATGGCAAAGTATCTTTCTCAGGCGCGTATGCAGGAACCTGATTCCCAGGAGAATACCTCTGTTCTGAAAGCTGCAATCTCAAAATTCAATGTGCATAAAGATGTGGAACTTTCAGATGATGAACGATTTATTGTTTGCAGGGAAGCTGATACGCCAGAGATGGCTGATCTGTATGAGCAGGTCTTCACGACGTATCCTTTTCCAATAAGCGATGCCACTTATTTGCTTAAGACAATGTCTGAGAATTTTGTTTATTTTGGAATAAGGAAAAATGGAAAACTCGTTGCCGTTTCTTCATGTGAGATGGATGTTAGCAACAGCAACGTTGAAATGACTGATTTTGCAACACTTCCAGAATCACAGGGAAAAGGATATTCCTATTATCTGTTGGGTGAGATGGAATCTAATATGCGCGATACGGGCATCAAAACAGCATATACAATTGCAAGAGCAAAGTCATATGGTATGAATACGGTTTTTTCACGTCATTCCTATATCTATGCCGGAACCCTTGTAAACAATACCAATATTTCCGGGGGTATCGAAAGTATGAATGTATGGTACAAAAAGCTCTGA
- a CDS encoding isocitrate/isopropylmalate dehydrogenase family protein — translation MTQYKIPVIPGDGIGPEIIAEGRKVIDAAGERFGFDVEWTEFPHGADHYLATGELISEDSLKELSKYSAIYLGSIGDPRVAPGVLEKGVLLAARFYFDQYVNLRPIKLLEGVWTPIKDKTPADIDFTVVRENTEDFYIGIGGRAKKGESKDLLEVSRSLYSAKFGLDIETDSEEIGYQIGMISKEGTQRVIRYAFDLAEKSKKHVSSVDKANVLSDIYGFWREEFESVASEHPDVTTDFNYVDAMTMWFVKNPEWFDVVVTPNMFGDIITDLGAMVQGGLGLAPGGNINPEGTSMFEPIHGSAPKYKGMNKVNPIATIWAGAMMIEQLGEKEAADTIVSAIETNILEAKVRTYDMGGSAGTSDVGDDIARIVLGK, via the coding sequence ATGACACAGTATAAAATACCTGTAATTCCAGGAGACGGTATAGGGCCTGAGATCATTGCCGAAGGCCGCAAGGTAATCGATGCTGCAGGCGAGAGATTTGGATTTGATGTTGAATGGACAGAGTTCCCACACGGTGCTGACCATTATCTTGCAACAGGGGAACTAATATCAGAAGATTCCCTGAAGGAGCTTTCCAAGTATTCTGCTATTTACCTTGGTTCAATTGGTGACCCAAGAGTGGCACCCGGTGTCCTTGAGAAAGGAGTATTGCTTGCTGCCAGGTTCTACTTTGACCAGTATGTGAACCTTCGTCCTATCAAGTTGCTTGAGGGCGTCTGGACACCTATAAAGGACAAGACCCCTGCAGACATTGACTTTACAGTTGTCAGGGAAAACACCGAGGACTTCTACATCGGAATAGGCGGACGTGCAAAGAAAGGCGAAAGCAAGGACCTCCTGGAAGTCTCAAGATCCCTTTACTCTGCAAAGTTCGGTCTTGACATTGAGACTGACAGTGAGGAGATCGGCTACCAGATCGGTATGATCTCAAAGGAAGGTACACAGAGAGTTATCAGGTACGCATTCGATCTTGCTGAGAAGAGCAAGAAGCACGTATCATCTGTTGACAAGGCAAATGTGCTTTCTGATATCTACGGTTTCTGGAGAGAGGAATTTGAGAGTGTTGCATCAGAGCACCCGGATGTTACTACAGACTTCAACTACGTTGATGCAATGACCATGTGGTTCGTGAAGAATCCTGAGTGGTTCGATGTTGTTGTGACTCCAAACATGTTCGGTGACATCATCACTGACCTTGGCGCAATGGTTCAGGGAGGACTTGGACTTGCACCTGGTGGAAATATCAACCCTGAGGGTACCAGTATGTTCGAGCCAATTCACGGTTCTGCACCAAAGTACAAGGGAATGAACAAGGTCAACCCAATCGCTACCATCTGGGCAGGCGCTATGATGATAGAGCAGCTCGGTGAAAAGGAAGCTGCAGATACTATTGTCTCTGCTATCGAAACTAACATACTTGAAGCAAAGGTCCGTACCTATGACATGGGTGGCTCTGCCGGAACTTCTGATGTCGGTGACGATATCGCAAGAATAGTTCTTGGAAAGTAA
- the asd gene encoding aspartate-semialdehyde dehydrogenase yields the protein MPEVIKAGILGATGAVGQRFIQALENHPWFEITSLAASERSAGKTYDKAANWRLESKLPDSVKDMKVVPVDPKKVDADVVFSALPSDYAKTVEAEFAKEGFVVASNASAYRMEKDVPLVIPEVNADHLGLIDVQQDKRGWDGYIVTNPNCSTIVMVPTLKPLMQFGLESVTVATMQAISGAGYDGIASMAILDNVVPYIGGEEEKVETEPLKLLGEFDGTKIIDADIEISASCNRVPVMDGHTENIWAKMTQNPTPEQVREAFLNFNPGLGDLPTEPNPVLIVRDEPDRPQPRLDRNMGNGMGITVGRIREGIRYTVMGHNTVRGAAGASVLNAELLHKLGKL from the coding sequence ATGCCAGAAGTAATCAAAGCAGGTATTTTGGGGGCAACAGGTGCTGTCGGCCAGAGATTCATCCAGGCACTTGAAAACCACCCATGGTTCGAAATAACATCACTTGCAGCATCAGAAAGAAGCGCAGGCAAGACATACGATAAAGCAGCCAACTGGAGACTTGAGAGCAAACTTCCGGACTCCGTCAAAGACATGAAAGTGGTCCCTGTAGACCCAAAGAAAGTTGATGCTGATGTTGTATTCTCAGCACTGCCATCCGACTACGCAAAAACAGTCGAGGCTGAATTTGCAAAGGAAGGATTCGTTGTTGCAAGTAATGCATCCGCATACAGGATGGAAAAAGATGTGCCACTCGTAATCCCGGAAGTCAATGCAGACCACCTCGGACTCATTGACGTACAGCAGGATAAGCGCGGATGGGATGGCTACATCGTTACAAACCCAAACTGTTCCACAATTGTCATGGTCCCAACACTCAAGCCGCTCATGCAGTTCGGACTTGAGTCGGTCACTGTTGCTACAATGCAAGCAATATCCGGTGCAGGATATGATGGAATTGCTTCAATGGCAATACTCGATAATGTTGTCCCATACATTGGCGGCGAAGAAGAGAAAGTGGAAACCGAGCCACTGAAACTCCTCGGAGAGTTCGATGGTACAAAAATAATAGATGCTGATATCGAGATTAGTGCATCCTGTAACAGAGTACCTGTAATGGACGGACACACCGAGAACATCTGGGCAAAGATGACACAGAATCCAACACCGGAGCAGGTAAGGGAAGCATTCCTCAATTTCAATCCAGGTCTTGGAGACCTCCCAACCGAACCAAACCCTGTCCTAATCGTAAGGGACGAGCCAGACAGGCCACAGCCACGCCTTGACAGGAACATGGGTAACGGAATGGGTATCACAGTAGGCCGCATAAGAGAAGGCATACGCTACACAGTAATGGGACATAACACCGTTCGTGGAGCTGCCGGGGCCAGTGTACTCAATGCCGAGTTACTTCACAAGTTAGGTAAACTTTAA
- a CDS encoding type IV pilin N-terminal domain-containing protein: MQKQILNFTRHVEGISPVIGVVIMLFLTLLLAGITVSSVYGGDTALFPGKAPMASIEVESVVGGVPNSVKYEENFLYLMHKGGDPLLTDSTRIVICGEGSGYTGVAAHGGSFLYGELFVSYDDLTINGKDSPYASNNPDILDGVWSAGEKVILSGHDSPDGSSPSSVHVAVNGMTNTSDNYGLKETKMVSIKIFDMQTQCIISELECLVILAD; the protein is encoded by the coding sequence GTGCAAAAACAAATTTTGAATTTTACACGTCACGTTGAAGGTATATCTCCAGTCATAGGAGTCGTAATAATGCTTTTCCTAACTCTGTTATTGGCAGGTATAACGGTCTCTTCTGTGTATGGCGGAGATACTGCTTTGTTTCCTGGTAAAGCTCCTATGGCATCGATTGAAGTGGAGTCTGTAGTGGGAGGCGTTCCAAATTCTGTGAAATATGAAGAAAATTTCCTGTACTTGATGCACAAAGGTGGAGATCCTTTGCTTACAGATTCTACAAGAATTGTAATATGTGGTGAAGGGAGTGGTTACACGGGCGTTGCTGCACATGGAGGATCGTTTCTCTATGGCGAATTATTCGTCAGTTATGATGATCTCACTATTAATGGAAAAGATTCGCCGTATGCTTCAAATAATCCTGATATATTGGATGGCGTCTGGTCTGCAGGGGAGAAAGTTATTTTGAGTGGACACGATAGTCCTGATGGGAGTTCTCCTTCTTCAGTACATGTTGCAGTCAACGGTATGACAAATACTTCTGATAATTATGGTTTGAAAGAAACTAAAATGGTTTCAATCAAAATATTCGATATGCAGACCCAGTGTATCATCTCTGAATTAGAATGTTTGGTCATTCTGGCAGACTAA
- a CDS encoding 4Fe-4S binding protein has translation MVAIITVDECVGCGTCIDECPAEAITLNGENIAIVAASECLDCGACVDVCPTDAIAME, from the coding sequence ATGGTAGCAATTATTACTGTCGATGAATGTGTCGGTTGTGGAACATGTATAGATGAGTGCCCTGCAGAGGCAATTACACTTAACGGTGAAAATATTGCAATAGTTGCAGCAAGCGAATGTCTGGACTGCGGTGCATGTGTCGATGTGTGCCCAACAGACGCAATAGCAATGGAATAA
- the kamA gene encoding lysine 2,3-aminomutase, giving the protein MKSYETRQQNIVDRIDSEEPLTKWNDWKWQLRHSVTDIDTFETLLNIKFPADEREALEKTLDTFPLSITPYYLSLIEVEDFRNDPIFMQSFPSPNELVLSCDDMEDPLSEDHDSPVPGITHRYPDRVLFHISNVCSMYCRHCTRKRKVGDVDSIPIKDEVLQGIEYIASNPEIRDVLLSGGDPFMLSDEYLDWILTEIRAIPHVEVIRIGSRMPVVLPYRVTDNLVDVLKKHHPVWVNTHFNHPREVTASSRAALRKLADAGIPLGNQTVLLAGVNDCYRILKRLFHKLVENRVRPYYLYQCDLSEGLTHFRTSVGKGMEIMENLIGHTSGFAVPSYVIDAPGGGGKIPVMPNYLISWSTNKVILRNYEGVITSYAEPDSYEAVYCDRKCDDCKLQLKLDEAKESKSVGIASLLSDYDDALSLVPEDTARMERRNIV; this is encoded by the coding sequence ATGAAATCATACGAAACAAGACAACAAAATATTGTAGATAGAATTGATTCTGAGGAACCCCTCACAAAATGGAATGACTGGAAATGGCAATTGAGACATTCGGTCACCGATATTGATACATTTGAAACGCTTCTTAACATCAAATTTCCAGCAGATGAAAGAGAGGCACTTGAGAAAACACTGGATACATTTCCATTATCCATAACTCCTTACTACCTTTCACTCATTGAAGTCGAGGATTTCAGGAACGATCCTATATTCATGCAATCCTTCCCTTCACCTAATGAACTGGTCCTTTCCTGCGATGACATGGAAGATCCATTAAGTGAAGACCACGACAGCCCGGTGCCTGGAATCACGCACAGGTATCCTGACAGGGTGCTTTTCCATATAAGCAACGTCTGTTCTATGTATTGCAGGCATTGTACCAGAAAAAGAAAAGTGGGTGATGTGGATTCAATACCCATAAAAGATGAAGTCCTTCAGGGAATTGAATATATAGCCAGCAACCCGGAGATAAGGGATGTCCTTCTCTCAGGCGGTGACCCTTTCATGCTTTCAGATGAGTATCTGGACTGGATCCTCACAGAAATTCGGGCTATTCCACATGTGGAGGTCATAAGAATAGGCAGCAGAATGCCTGTTGTTCTTCCGTACCGTGTAACTGACAATCTTGTGGATGTATTGAAAAAACACCATCCTGTATGGGTGAATACTCACTTCAATCACCCGCGAGAAGTCACGGCCTCATCAAGGGCAGCCCTGCGAAAACTTGCAGATGCAGGAATCCCGCTGGGTAATCAGACAGTCCTGCTTGCAGGTGTGAACGATTGTTACAGGATACTGAAGAGACTTTTCCATAAGCTGGTAGAGAACAGGGTCAGGCCATATTATCTATACCAATGTGACCTTTCAGAGGGCCTGACACATTTCAGGACATCTGTTGGCAAAGGTATGGAGATAATGGAAAACCTGATTGGCCACACCAGTGGCTTTGCGGTTCCTTCTTATGTCATAGACGCTCCCGGTGGTGGGGGTAAGATCCCTGTTATGCCAAATTATCTTATCTCCTGGTCCACGAACAAGGTTATCCTGAGAAACTATGAGGGTGTGATCACTTCATATGCAGAGCCGGATTCATACGAAGCTGTGTATTGTGATCGAAAGTGCGACGACTGCAAATTACAGTTAAAACTTGATGAGGCAAAGGAATCAAAATCAGTGGGAATTGCAAGTCTGCTATCCGATTATGATGATGCATTGAGTCTGGTTCCTGAAGATACTGCGCGCATGGAGAGACGGAACATTGTGTGA
- the pyrH gene encoding UMP kinase produces the protein MLIILSVGGSILAKELSPDSFLGYADALKELAKEHEIVVVTGGGAAARDYINVARSTGANEVECDYIGIDITRLNAKLLISAIGDAAYPEPPKDYKQAQEVLSSGKIVVMGGVIPGQTTDAVAAILTEYLRADLLVISTAVDGVYSADPRKDPHATKYATMTAKQLVSTVMTTEMKAGSKSPVDPLAAKIIERCNIETIVMEGSDPQNVLKVILQESEKNSDKKGVYLGTRIIG, from the coding sequence ATGTTAATTATATTATCAGTCGGTGGATCAATACTGGCAAAAGAACTTAGTCCGGATAGCTTTCTCGGATATGCTGATGCGCTTAAAGAGCTTGCGAAAGAGCATGAGATAGTAGTAGTAACCGGAGGTGGCGCCGCTGCAAGAGATTACATCAATGTGGCACGCAGCACAGGTGCAAATGAGGTCGAATGCGATTACATCGGTATTGACATAACCCGCCTGAACGCAAAGTTGCTCATTTCTGCAATTGGAGATGCCGCATATCCTGAACCTCCAAAGGACTACAAACAGGCCCAGGAAGTTTTGTCTTCTGGCAAAATAGTAGTCATGGGAGGAGTCATTCCCGGCCAGACAACCGATGCAGTAGCTGCAATCCTGACCGAATATCTTAGGGCGGACCTGTTAGTCATATCCACAGCCGTTGACGGAGTATATTCTGCAGATCCCCGCAAGGACCCGCATGCTACCAAATATGCGACAATGACAGCAAAACAGCTCGTTAGCACAGTGATGACGACAGAAATGAAAGCAGGATCTAAATCACCAGTTGACCCACTTGCTGCAAAAATAATAGAGCGCTGCAACATTGAAACTATAGTGATGGAAGGTAGTGACCCACAGAATGTCCTGAAAGTCATCTTGCAGGAAAGCGAGAAGAACAGTGACAAAAAAGGCGTATACCTTGGAACCAGAATAATCGGTTAA
- a CDS encoding 3-isopropylmalate dehydratase small subunit yields MNGRVWKFGDDVDTDAVIPGRYLIMNTPKELAAHAFEGVRPEFPKEVKEGDIIVAGNNFGCGSSREHAPIALKGTKISCVIAKSFARIFFRNSINIGVALLECPDTDKIDDGDELSVDFASGEITNVTKNEKYQATPLPDFVRGIMDAGGLIEYTRQII; encoded by the coding sequence ATGAACGGAAGAGTCTGGAAATTCGGAGATGATGTTGATACGGATGCTGTTATTCCGGGAAGGTATCTTATCATGAATACCCCAAAAGAGCTTGCTGCACATGCTTTTGAAGGTGTACGGCCTGAATTCCCAAAAGAGGTCAAAGAAGGTGACATCATTGTTGCCGGTAACAATTTTGGTTGCGGTTCTTCAAGAGAACATGCTCCAATTGCACTGAAAGGAACAAAGATAAGCTGTGTGATCGCTAAATCATTTGCACGTATCTTTTTCAGGAACTCCATTAATATCGGTGTGGCACTTCTTGAGTGTCCTGACACTGATAAAATAGATGATGGTGATGAATTGTCTGTTGATTTTGCTTCAGGTGAGATTACCAACGTCACAAAGAATGAGAAATATCAGGCAACACCTCTGCCGGATTTCGTCAGGGGAATTATGGATGCTGGTGGCCTGATCGAATACACGAGACAAATTATCTGA
- a CDS encoding Lrp/AsnC family transcriptional regulator: MVSKKDQVILSMLQNGARTPISEIAKEVNLSENGVRYRLEKLEDEGYIKNYTVLLNPKKFGKNTFAIFNLEMEPKKTKESIKKLMQIDEFIKIYQTTGQYSIKAFGLFNDEEELTSFINNHLLYEIPVQNYSVEIITKSIKDSIYYV, translated from the coding sequence ATGGTCAGCAAGAAGGATCAAGTCATACTTTCCATGCTGCAAAATGGAGCAAGGACGCCAATATCAGAGATAGCTAAAGAAGTTAATCTCAGCGAGAACGGAGTCAGATACAGACTTGAAAAACTGGAAGACGAAGGATACATCAAAAATTATACAGTGCTATTGAATCCTAAAAAATTTGGTAAAAACACCTTTGCGATATTCAATCTGGAAATGGAGCCTAAAAAAACAAAGGAAAGTATAAAGAAACTCATGCAAATTGATGAATTCATCAAGATATACCAGACAACCGGTCAATACTCCATCAAAGCATTCGGTCTTTTCAATGATGAAGAAGAGTTGACCAGCTTCATAAACAATCATCTTCTTTACGAGATACCTGTGCAGAACTACAGTGTAGAGATCATAACCAAAAGTATCAAGGACAGTATCTATTACGTCTGA
- a CDS encoding B12-binding domain-containing protein, with protein sequence MSQQKIITQLIENAKNSILDFDEEGAENVAMDALEMGLDINDFIEKGFLEGMKAVGDMFEEGNACLLHIFAASNAMKAGLAVLENCECYKKANDSMVIELVNEGQRDEKIEILEAMFRINGYDVVEISDNVPIVDFIEKDRGFLDIPSSCKEEFMATLAANPRVTTFQLCDLTKNLIC encoded by the coding sequence TTGTCTCAACAAAAAATTATAACACAGCTCATAGAAAATGCAAAGAATTCGATTCTGGATTTTGATGAGGAGGGTGCTGAAAACGTAGCTATGGATGCCCTCGAAATGGGTTTGGATATCAATGACTTTATAGAGAAAGGATTTCTCGAAGGCATGAAGGCAGTTGGAGATATGTTCGAAGAGGGAAACGCATGTCTTCTTCACATCTTTGCAGCATCGAATGCTATGAAAGCAGGACTTGCAGTGCTTGAAAATTGTGAATGTTATAAAAAAGCAAATGACAGTATGGTTATCGAACTTGTCAATGAAGGTCAGAGAGATGAAAAGATCGAAATTCTGGAGGCAATGTTCAGGATAAACGGTTATGATGTTGTAGAGATTTCTGACAATGTTCCAATAGTAGATTTCATAGAAAAGGATAGGGGATTTCTTGATATTCCTAGTTCATGCAAGGAAGAATTTATGGCAACACTTGCTGCCAATCCGAGGGTAACAACTTTCCAGTTGTGTGATCTGACTAAGAACCTTATCTGTTAA